The Arachis hypogaea cultivar Tifrunner chromosome 19, arahy.Tifrunner.gnm2.J5K5, whole genome shotgun sequence genome has a window encoding:
- the LOC112778104 gene encoding importin subunit beta-1-like — protein MATAAVIGLSGGKRILSSSYHYSDVTEKLSFGTDFRSTHYQIVPTKLSMDIKYARRRSIERRRPGLTDDDSVLELLVTGLRPRWSTKKGTPSPCIRGRLAFFSYFVRVIVVLSPDQCGCVIVGNPSDEREKQSELIGLLCGCLQVIIQKLGSSKPTKYVFLQYADQIMGLFYKVFACRNATAHKEAMLAIGALAYAIGADFAKYMPEFYRFLEMDLQNFEDYQFCAVTVGVVGDLCRALEDKILPYCDGIMTQLLKNLSSDNLHRSVKPPLFSCIGDIALAIGENFNKYLMYAMNTLQLASELYAHTSGFDDERTEYINSLKNGILEAYSGIFQGFKNSSKTQLLIPYAPHILQFLDSIYMEKDMDEVVMKTAIGVLGDLADTLGSNAGSLIQQSLSSKEFLDECLTSEDHLIKESAEWAKLAINRAISV, from the exons TGGCTACTGCAGCAGTTATTGGACTCAGTGGAGGCAAGAGGATTTTGAGTTCATCATACCATTACTCTGATGTTACCGAAAAGCTTTCATTTGGCACTGATTTTAGATCCACACACTATCAGATTGTTCCAACAAAGTTAAGCatggatataaaatatgcaa GAAGACGAAGCATTGAACGGCGACGACCAGGCTTGACCGACGACGACAGTGTGCTGGAGTTGTTGGTGACCGGTTTGCGACCACGTTGGTCAACCAAAAAGGGCACTCCGTCGCCTTGCATAAGAGGTAGGTtagctttcttttcttattttgtgagAGTGATTGTGGTTTTATCTCCTGATCAATGTGGTTGTGTTATCGTTGGAAATCCATCTGATGAAAGAGAAAAGCAGAGTGAACTGATTGGCCTACTTTGTGGTTGCTTGCAAGTAATTATTCAGAAGCTAGGGTCTTCAAAGCCCACCAAATATGTCTTCCTGCAGTATGCTGATCAGATAATGGGGCTTTTCTACAAGGTTTTTGCTTGCAGAAACGCCACAGCACATAAAGAAGCCATGCTAGCCATTGGAGCCCTTGCCTATGCTATAGGCGCCGATTTTGCCAAATACATGCCTGAATTTTACAGGTTTCTGGAGATGGACCTTCAGAATTTTGAGGATTATCAATTTTGTGCCGTCACTGTTGGTGTGGTGGGGGACTTGTGCAGGGCATTGGAAGATAAAATACTGCCTTACTGTGATGGGATTATGACACAACTTCTGAAGAATTTGTCAAGTGATAATTTGCACCGTTCTGTGAAGCCCCCATTGTTCTCTTGCATTGGTGATATAGCTCTTGCAATAGGAGAAAACTTTAATAAATACTTGATGTATGCAATGAACACACTGCAGCTTGCCTCAGAGTTGTATGCCCACACATCAGGTTTTGATGATGAAAGGACGGAGTACATTAATTCTTTGAAAAATGGAATATTAGAGGCATATTCTGGGATTTTCCAAGGGTTCAAGAATTCATCAAAAACCCAGCTGTTGATTCCTTATGCACCTCACATCCTCCAATTCTTGGATAGCATATACATGGAAAAAGACAT GGATGAAGTGGTTATGAAAACAGCAATTGGAGTCCTTGGAGATCTGGCTGATACGCTAGGAAGCAATGCAGGTTCTTTAATTCAGCAGTCTTTGTCAAGCAAAGAATTTTTAGATGAATGTTTGACCTCAGAAGATCATTTGATTAAAGAATCTGCTGAGTGGGCCAAATTGGCTATCAATCGTGCTATATCTGTTTGA
- the LOC112776923 gene encoding UDP-glucose flavonoid 3-O-glucosyltransferase 7-like translates to MLRFERLTQEQFSWSATKMTTSTSRPLKIHLLPYYARGHQIPVVHLARFLASRGQHVTIITTPSNARLIDKAIIGGGGDHDNASDRICMHTINFPAEQVGLPPGVENFSDVADNSAARKLCIASHLIQSQVESFIEESLPDALIADIMFTWSQATARRFKIPRLTFNPLLIFDMCVVEAIRAHPEILKSDTGPYTIPGLPHKITFPVKPMATFNKVMEPTIDAEKESLGVIVNSFKELDAEYAEHYEKITGRRVWHIGPTDLMVHKTVPRAVDSEDECLKWLSTKKNSSVVYVAFGSLTRLTDKQLYELALGLERSGHPFIWVVSRNKNNRVEETEGKWLPEGFEETMKKEGRGMVIKEWVPQPLILNHAAIGAFLTHCGTNSVNESVAAGVPMITMPASGDQYFIEKVISEVHGIGVEVGAVEWIISQYDTPKEVVSAEMIEKAVKRLMDGGDEAEKIRKRAKELQEKALKAVEEGGSSYNTLTELIDHLQKLVALKAPATAT, encoded by the coding sequence ATGTTGAGATTTGAGAGATTAACACAGGAACAGTTTTCTTGGAGTGCAACAAAAATGACAACGTCGACGTCGCGGCCATTGAAGATACACTTGCTGCCATACTACGCGCGGGGTCACCAAATCCCCGTCGTCCACCTAGCACGCTTCCTGGCCTCACGTGGACAGCATGTGACCATCATCACCACCCCTTCCAACGCCCGTCTAATTGACAAGGCCATCATCGGAGGCGGCGGCGATCATGACAACGCCTCCGACCGCATCTGCATGCACACCATCAACTTCCCCGCCGAACAAGTCGGTCTTCCCCCCGGCGTCGAGAACTTCTCCGACGTCGCCGACAATTCCGCCGCCCGGAAGCTCTGCATTGCATCGCACCTCATCCAGTCGCAAGTGGAGTCCTTCATTGAGGAGTCCCTGCCGGACGCTCTCATCGCCGACATCATGTTCACGTGGAGCCAAGCCACCGCGAGACGCTTCAAGATCCCGAGGCTCACCTTCAACCCTCTGTTGATCTTTGACATGTGCGTGGTAGAAGCCATTAGAGCTCATCCCGAGATCTTGAAATCCGACACGGGCCCGTACACTATCCCGGGCCTACCTCACAAGATCACCTTCCCCGTGAAGCCCATGGCGACTTTCAACAAAGTCATGGAGCCCACCATTGATGCAGAGAAAGAGAGCCTCGGAGTCATCGTGAACAGCTTCAAGGAGCTTGACGCAGAGTACGCCGAGCACTACGAGAAGATCACGGGTCGGAGAGTATGGCATATCGGTCCCACGGATCTCATGGTGCATAAAACCGTTCCAAGAGCCGTTGATAGCGAAGACGAGTGCCTGAAATGGCTTTCAACCAAGAAGAATAGTTCCGTGGTTTACGTTGCTTTTGGCTCATTGACCCGTTTAACTGATAAGCAGCTTTACGAGTTAGCGTTGGGCCTGGAGCGCTCAGGGCACCCATTTATTTGGGTGGTTTCGCGGAACAAGAACAACAGAGTTGAAGAAACAGAAGGGAAATGGTTGCCAGAAGGGTTTGAAGAGACGATGAAGAAGGAGGGGAGAGGGATGGTGATAAAAGAGTGGGTGCCGCAACCGTTGATCTTGAATCATGCGGCTATTGGAGCGTTCTTGACGCACTGTGGAACCAACTCTGTGAATGAATCGGTAGCTGCTGGGGTTCCCATGATAACAATGCCGGCGTCTGGGGATCAATACTTCATTGAGAAGGTGATAAGTGAGGTGCACGGTATTGGGGTGGAGGTGGGTGCAGTGGAATGGATCATATCGCAGTACGACACCCCGAAGGAAGTGGTGAGCGCGGAGATGATAGAGAAGGCGGTGAAGAGGTTGATGGACGGAGGGGATGAAGCGGAGAAGATCAGGAAAAGAGCCAAGGAGTTGCAAGAGAAGGCTTTGAAAGCGGTTGAGGAAGGTGGGTCCTCATACAACACTTTGACGGAACTTATTGATCACCTTCAGAAGCTTGTGGCGCTCAAAGCACCTGCAACTGCTACCTAG